The Hordeum vulgare subsp. vulgare chromosome 4H, MorexV3_pseudomolecules_assembly, whole genome shotgun sequence genomic interval tttcttaacgcttcccgcttagcgatctacaagggtatgtagatctggtctccctctcgtagatgatcatcaccatgataggtcttcatgtgcataggaatttttttgtttcccatgcaacgtccaCCAACACGAAGGGGCAGCCACCATTGAGGGTGTGGCGGTGTCAAGCGCGACCGTCATCAGGGGTAGAGGATGGCACCGTCGAGGGCGGTCATCGTGAGGGGCGGAGGTTGGTGGCATCGGGGGCGGAGGGTGCGAGCGGGCCGAGCGGTGGCCTGCGTCGGGGGCGGAGCGTTTAGGGGCGGCAGATGCGAGAGTGCCAAGTGGCGAGTGCGGGAGCGGTTGGCGGGGCAAAAAAGCACGTGCTGACTGCTAAGATGAAGGGGTGTTGGATTAGCTTTTCGTTGGTGAGGTTAATTTCATTAACATAGTTTTTAGGTCATTGATTCTGTGATTAGAAGGTTTAGATTGCGAGTTTGATCTGCCTTCTCGTTCTTTTATAGAATTGTAGATTCATAGAGCCAATCTATTGCATAGTAGTATCtaataaaataaatttattcTGCCTAAAATCTAAAAAGCGGTCGCCCACTTATTGGAGAGAACGGGCTGCCGACTGGGGACCGCATGCGCGTGTGCTTCCCCACTTCAGGTGTCACCTTCACATGCATTTACTTTGGTTTTTCGAAATTTTGAAaagtcatatcttttaaaccgcgcGTCGGAATTCAGATCCTCTTCACCATTGGATTCTTCGCGACAAGATCTTTGAAACTAGATCCCGCATGGGTTGTTTCCATGAAATTTTTTATGCCAACTTTTGGTGCTATATGGTGCAGCTTTCGTACTGCATTGCGCAACTTTAGTACTAAAAGGtgtaatttttttcaaaaacagttgTTGGAGCCGTATGATCTAAATTCACATGAGATTGCAACCTAGCAACCATGGAAACTTGATATGCAACTAGTCTACTGTCCCGGCAAACTATGTAGTAGTCGATGTGCAACCCTAATCCTAACTTGTGGATTTTTAGTTCTTTTTACAGTtgacaaaccctgcccgacattcCCTACCAATGATCTGTGCAACTTAGTATGTTGTTTGAGCCAACTTTTTGTTACTCGATGTGCAATTTCTTTCCCTTCCTACTTGTGGATATGTAGTTTCAGATGGCGGGGGCAACAAACGGAGTTGCACAAAGTCTGTTAGGCAGTTGGCCAGACCAACATATAAAGTTGCACATCTCACATTCATGGAGGTAGTGAAAATTCCACATTCATGAGGGGTAATGAAAAGTTGCATATAGAAAGGGCGCTAAAGTTACACATCTCACTAGCAGGAATGGTTTGGATCGGGTGCTAGCACGGAAACCACATATTTACGAGGGGTACAAGGAAAAGTTGCACATGGCTGTTAGACAATTGGTTTGGTAGTCTCCGAAGTTGCACATCCACGGTTAGATAATTGGGCGATGCAGCGAATAGTGAAAGCACATCCATGCACACGAAGAAAGTTGCACATCAACTACTAGGCAATTGACCTGGGCAAGAAATGAAGTTGCTCATCTTAGTGGGATGACGTAGTTTTGGGGTGGAGGTGTCATGAGTGAAAACTGCACATCCATGGGTTAGACGAAAAGTTGCACATCGACTACTAGGCAGTTGTCCGAGCAACACACAAAGTTGCACATCGTGTGCTAGGCAGGTGGATGGGACAAGAGATGAAGTTGCTCATGTGGTGAAATTATTTCATGTGGCACTAAAATTGTATGCATGCAATATTATAGTTGGTTGTGGTATCATTAAAGTAGATTTAAAAAAAAGTTGCATCTCATGTTATAAAAGTTACACCATGTAGTACAACCAGTTGGCAATGAAACAAATTCATTAAAACATATATAAATGgggtctagttttaaagatctcatCGCGAGGGTTTCAAGGACGAAAACGGATCTTAATTTCGACACGTGGTTTGAAAGTTAtaactttttgaattttttaaaatatattaaTTGCCTTTTTTGCTTTATTAATACAGAGCACATGAAAAAGAAGTAAGACCAGCGTGAACGAGAGAAAGAAAGTTGTGTGCGATGGATgatgctttttattttttgtgtcatGTGAGACACAGAATGCGGACTTTTTTAATCAGGATATGAGACATTAATTTTTCTAGTATGGACGGGCTGCCGGCTCGCTCGCTAGGCGCGTCCtttatctatacctactaataaaagaaataggtatTTTTATTCCATCTtgttattttataaaaaaatcctGATGTTTTTAACATTAAACCTACAGTACATGTTTTTTAAAATACccatatcttctaaaccgtaactccaaatttaacatgttatatatagaATTTGATTCGAAAATATGTATAAtttaaatatgatgttattttacatgttaaacaTTTAGTAAAAAAAAATCTAGGGTGCAATTTTAATAAATAATTCGTTATTCGTCTTTTCTTTTATACCAGTACTAATTCggattggggatgaacacgtaaaCAAAATCAGTTGAAGGTCACTTGTTCGTTTCTTTATATATATTAAATTTACATGAAAATCCCCTGATGTTTTTAACATTAAacccgtagtatatattaaatgtttttaaaaaatacccatatcttctaaaccgtgacttcaaatttaacatattatatatggaatttgcttaaaaaaatatgtagaatttgaatgatgttattttacatgttaaacaTTAAATAAAAATACTATAtaaggtgcaatcttaataaataagtcattattcgtcttttttcataccggtactcatccggattGAGGataaacacgtcaacaaaatcaggattggagatgaaactgaaggtcatttgcccgattctttgtacgtattaaatctacatgcaagctatAATAAAATAGAAGACGTGTGAAATTTTGAATTGcacttttgtaggataagaccatctttgttTGTGTCGTAACTACACATTCTtagattatactccctccgttcctaaatataaatctttgtagagattctattaatagactacatacggatgtatatatacataatttagaatatagattcaatcattttgctctgtatgtagacccttaatgaaatcgcttaaaggacttatatttaggaacggagggagtagaccaTCTTTTAtaaactagtacaaatgcccgtgcgttgcaccgggcgaAATATTAGATAGTAAATTTATGTACTTCAAAAAATATGAATAATtataaataaatatttttagtataaTTGCCCGTGCATTGCACCGCACGAAATATTAAATAGTAAATTTATAAACTTCAAAAAATAGGGAAAATCATAAATAAATATTTTGCTAAAATTTCAAACTTGTCCGAATacatatttttttgaaataaaataaTCATATAACAGGAGAAAATATAGAAATAACATATAATTAATAAAGGGAAAGTCTAAAATCTGGAAAATTCAGAATATTCCAACAACGTGACGGAAAACGGATAACTATAATCAAGGTTCTCGATTCATTTCGTAAAGTACCTTATATATTTTCCCCTTTCTGCTAAGATATTTTTAACTTAGATATTTAATTCATGCACAAAGTATTTTTGTCTTTTGTAGAATATATTTTCAAGGCTATTTGTAGAGTAAAGCAAGCgtatatattttttcttttgtaaGAATATATTTTCAAGGTAATTTGCACATAGGATATTTGGCGTTGTAAGATGAAAGTTGCAACTGTTTAAAACTAACATGCATTCTAGTAAAGCGAGAGAACAATATGAATCTCTTATTTCTCTAATTTTCTCTGGAGACAGAACATTTTTATTCCTAATTTCATATATATCTAAAACTTTTCATATTATGATGACCATGCAGAATTAATTATGTTGTTATTAAAAGAGTGCAAACAATCAGCgaataaaataaaaagcaaagctTAGATAAATAGCTCCAGCATTGCACAAAACCAGATTAAGTACTACCATCATCATGTTTATATGTTATGTTACAACATGCCATTACAtctgccaacaacaacaactttaaCGGCTTTCAGTCTTAAGTAGATTACAACTAAGAACTTTCTTTGTCCACCCTCTCTCTAGTTCTAAATTTCTACAACAGAGTAACAAGAAGCATGTAATTACCCATTTTTCACATCTTTACTCGGCTAGCTACAGAATCAACATTCTCTACGGCTCCTATTACTCTTTTTATTTTCGATGGAAAGGGCATGCATAGCCCCGGCGCCTTGTAGATGGAAAAATAGAGATGCCAACATGCAAACAGATTATAGAGCTAGAGATGTTTAGTCTTCACACAGCACACGAGCCGGTTGGAGCCCAAGTCGCTTTTCTGCACACATATCAAAAATATTTCATCACTAACTAAGCATACATAGTATGCATAACTTGTTTAGCATTCACATCATGTGCAGATCTTAATGCAAAAAATATAGACATGAGCCAATAAAGGGAAAAGGAATTATATTGGCTTGGCTAAGTAATTATGGAAAAACATAGTTTGGCAATGTCGaactaaaatgattttttcacGGAGGAACGATATCCCAGCTAAAACCATATGATTACTTGTAATTGTTTTTAAGATGATAATATGGCCGGCTATTGTACTTTAGAAGACATCAAGAACCTTATGTATAGCTCGGCAGCCATACATTTGAAGGCTGAGTGCTAAGACTTGCCCGATTAGCTGATCATCTAGCTCCTTTATTTGAGCCGTGCTCACATGCTCAAAACACTGGTTCAAAAGTTTATGATGAGGCCAGGATGTTTATAGCACTGGGACAAATAATTGCTGTCAATAGTTCAATACCTTGTGAACAATATAATTTCCAAGAACATCAGTCATCAATGTGAGAGCTTGAGGCATGATTTGAGTAAAAACCTTGTATTTTTCTTCAATGCTGGCTGTTTCAAGCTTTTGTTGTATGAAGCGACTTTTTGTTCAATGTTGGTTGTTTCAAGCTTTGCTGTATGAGCCGACTCCCAGCCAACATCCAGAACAACTCTAGTGCGAGAGCCAAATGCAATATCTGGTACCATGTGGACAAACAGAGAAACATGTGTTTTGAATGATATTCAACAATGGTAGAGGTTTTTTAGTTGTGGAAGCTAATGCAGTCCATTGAACTTTAGCCGTTATTTGTGTTTTCCATATTCCTATTAAGCATTGATGCGTCTAGAATCCGTATGTGTTAAGTTCTACTTTTATGTACACACTCTCTAGAAACTACTCGTTTACTTTGATGTTTTAAGCAATCTGAAGTTACCTTTAGTTTGAGTAATTTATAATATAATAAAGGGAAACCTGAGATATTTGATCCAGGTATTGATTTGTTCCATGTATGAACTGGGTTCCTCTCACACGAATTGTAAATTTACCTTTAGCCTTGGTAATCCAATTTTTCCCTCCTTGTCATCAAGACTAAAAATTTCTAGAACGGATTGACACAGACGATTGTTTTATTCGAGAGAGGCATTGCCATTGGCTACACACTTTCAAGACGTACGTGTCAGATCACCCATAGAGTTGACAACCGAGATATATCAGAAATGTCGAATTAATGATGCATACAACTGCAAGTAAAGGAAACAACACGTTCATACCCGGACACATAATCGATCCTTGCTTCCTGCCGTCCCCCACACTTGCTTCTCGATCGCCATGGCGCTTAGCAGCGGCATCCTCGCCTTGTCAATCAGTAAGTGTGATATACTCAGCTGTTAGTTAGATTAATTCGTTGATTTGTTCTCGATTCTCACGTGCTTTTGGGTTTACATATTGCAGTTGGAGTGCTGGTGGCCGGTATAGTGACAGTGGTGGCCACGATCGCGATCTACCTGTGCGCCAAGGTCGCCGTGCAGATGTATCTGCACAAGGAAGACAAGCTGGGCGGTCACCGGGACGCGTGGCTCGGCAACGGAGCAGCCGCCGGCAGCACGCCGAGAGCCGCCCAGAACGAGGCCGACGACGTCGAGAGAGCATGAGCTTCTTCATCGAGGGCGTCCAGAACGAGCGGCCCGTCCGCTTCAGCTCGCAGCAGCTGCGGGGCTTCACCCAGGGCTTCGCGCATGAGGTCGGCTCCGGCGGCTTCGGCGTCGTGTACATGGGCAGGTTCCCCGACGGCACGCCGATGGCCGTGAAGGTCCTCAACAGCACGCTCGGGAGGCGCACGGAGGAGCAGTTCATGGCGGAGGTGGGCACCATTGGGAGGACCTACCACATCAACCTCGTCCGCCTCTATGCCTTCTGCTTCGACGCCGCGGTGAAGGCGCTCGTGTACGAGTACATGGTGAATGGCTCGCTGGACCGGCACCTGTTCGGCACGCGAGCGCCCGATGGCCGCGTCATCGAGTTCGACAAGCTCCACGAGATCGCCGTCGGGACGGCAAAGGCCGTGCGGTACCTGCACGAGGAGTGCCAGCACCGCATCATGCACTACGACATCAAGCCGGACAAACGTGCTGCTCGGGGCCGACATGGCGCCCAAGCTGTCCGACTTCGGGCTCGCCAAGCTGTGCGACAGGGAGGACACCCACCTCACCATCACTGGCGCCCGGGGCACACCCGGGTACGCGGCACCGGAGCTGTGGATGCCGTTGCCGGTCATGCAAAAGTGCGACGTGTACAGCTACGGGATGCTGCTGTTCGAGATGCTCGGGCGGCGGAGGAACCTGGAGCTCGGGATGCACAGCTGCGAGAGCCAGGAGTGGTACCCGCGATGGGTGTGCCACCGGTTCGAGGCCGGCGAGATGGACGCCGTGCCGGCGCGAGCAATGGCCGCAGGGGACCTGGACGACACAGAGAAGGCGGCAAGGATGTGCAAGGTGGCCCTGTGGTGCGTGCAGTTCCGGCCGGAAGACAGACCGTTCATGGGCAACTTGGTGCGGATGCTGGAGGGGGAGGAGCAGATCGCCACGCCAGGCAACCCGTTCGCGCACCTCGCGGCGTACAGCGCCGACACGACGATGACCGATGGCACCACCACGGAATCCTACGGTTCTTCAGCTTTCACCCGCACCGGGCTCGCCGTCCTCGCATCCTCCGCGCCTgcgcgcctcctcctccacctcgccgtcctcgtctcctccgccgcctccatcCTGCAATGCTGCGGGTTCGTCGACGGCCCCGACCTGGAGGTCAAGCTGCTGGCCGCCGCGGCCGGGCTGCAGCTGCTCGCCTCGTCAAATCTGCGCGTCGTCCACATCCCCGCCACCTCGATCTGGATCGAAGGAGGGCGAGCTCCCTGCTTACCTTGACCATGGGAGGACCGCGGGTTAGTTCGGATTAAATACAGGGGGGTTTTCATAAAAAGTAAAAAACGGTTCAACCCGACTTACAGAAGGACTACGGGTTAATTACCTAAAACGACAGggacttttttgcaaaaacgCCGCGACGGACGACGAAAGCactccgtgctttattattaagggagattaagagcgtgtggtatttctttctctcgTTGCATCGCACGGGCCTTTTGCTAGTTTTGCCTTAAGTGTACAAAGACCAGCTCAATTCCATGAACACATGCAAACACAGCTATAGAAACTCAACTTCGTTTTATAGTATCAAACGGTTCATCATATGACAAGTAGGCAATAAAATAAGTGGGAGCCTGCTTATTCTTATGTGTGCATGCTCAAGCAAGCCAACAAAAGGCGAGTAGGAAGAGTTCTCTGTTCACCGGCTACGAGCAGCGTAGACAAAGGAAGCGGCAGCGATAACAGTTGTAGTAGGGCACAGCCATGTCCACGCACTACTCTTCCCCCTGTGCCGTGCCTCAGCGACTGCGAGATGCAGCTCCTGAAGCTTACCATTCAAGCGACCGATCCGTCCTTCCTTGTTTTCTACTTCTGCCTTCAAGACCCCAATCTCACGGTCCCTCTTAGCATTATAGCTCTCAAGCTCCCCAAGGCTCAGCCTTAGCTTGTCTCCTTCAGCTTTCTCCTTGCCAAGTGCTTTTAGAAGCGCGTCCTTCTCTGCTAGGAGCCAAGAATACTTATCCTTGAGATAATTGCAGCGAACACGTTGCTCAGCAATGGTACCGCACAGCGCATTCAGTTCATCCCTCAGGTTTACAGCCTCAACATCTTTCTGATTGACAGAGGCCATGACAACATCCTTATTGGCTTTAATTTTTTCAACCCTCCTCTTCAACCCATCCAGTTCTTTCTCAAACTTAGTCTTCTCAGTAGCAAATGCAGCCTCAGCCGCTTCCTTTGTTTTCCACATCTGGTTAATCTCATTCCGGAAACCATCCGCCTCATCCACCACCATGTTATACTTATCGTTGGCATTTGCAACTTGGATCTGGAGCTTCTCCACTTCCTTCAGTGCAGCATCTAACTCTGTCTTGCTAGCCTCCATCTCCGCCTCCAATTCTCTGTTCCTGGCCAGGGCCGGCGAGAGCTCTGCCTCCAAAGACCGGATCTTCACCTCCATTTCCGCCTCACTGGATCTCAGGCCCTCCAACTGCTTTGATTTCTCATCAAGCTTCTCCTCCATATCCTGCCTGCATATCTCAGTGCTCTTTTTGTAATCATTGAAGCTTCCCTCCAGTTCTGCCTTGAGAGCATGGACATTCTGAGCCGAGGCGCTCATCTCCCCCAATTGCTTCTCCAATTCACCTTTAGCTGCACAAAGCTCAGTACTGTTCCCAGCCAATTGGGAAACCAAAGCCTCCGATTTGGCGACATTACTGGCAGCAGATGCTGCCGCCGTCTCCTTCCCGCGGAGGAGCTCCTGGAGTCGAAGTTTCTCTAATTCGGCCGCCTCCAAGCGCGCTGTAGCCTCGACCCTGGCATCCGTCTGGCAAGCTACCCTCGCCTCCGCGACCTGGAGAGACTGCTGGGCGTCGGCTATGTGCCCGCGCAGCGCCGTGTCATCCTTGGCGGCAGCTTGGAGGGAGGCAACAACGGCAGCCCGGAGGACCACAGGCTCCAGATCGGCGAGTAAGCCAGTATCGGCAGAGCGCTGGTCCACTTGCGCGCTGAGCGTGGCCACCTGCCCCCGCGTCCTCTTCGCCTCCTTAACGAGCGTGGCGTTGAGCGCCTTGAGTTTCTCCACCTCATTCTCTGGCGACGAGTCCCGCCTCTCCCCTGGGACTTGGTCCTCCGACCCCGTCTTAGCGGTCGGCTCGCAGACGTTGGCTGCCTCAATCGAAGGCGGCGGGTTCGCGTCGTCCGGGACCGCTGAATCCAGCGGCATCTCGTCGCCGTTGGACGCCTCAACTGTAGGCGGCGACGGCGGAGCTCCGTGTCGATTGGCCGCTGTCGCAGAATCCACCGGTGACTCGTCGCCATCGGCCGCGTCaattggcggcggcggtggcgcagCATGTTCTCCATTGGCCACCATCGCAGattccggcggcggcggctcatcGCCGTGGGCCGCCCCAACCGCAGTAGGCATCGGCGGCTGAATCGCGTCTCCGTTGGCCGCCGCAGCAGAATCCACCTGCTGCTCGTCGCCGTTGACCGCTACatcagagggggcggcggcggcggcggattggggagccttcttcttcttattcttattgctCCTGCCCATTGCTACGTGTCTCTCCCTAGGGTTTGCGTTGCGACCACCGGAGATTACACCATGGACGTGCTTATTAATACAGAGATTTCGTGAAACTGACCGTGGGTCGGGGTAGGTCCGTGGCCGAACCGTCAGTGGCGCAGGAGCGGGAGGGGTTTGGGGTGGTGAGTGCGTGCGGGAGGCCAAGCGCAACCGTTGGGGCGCGTGAGGTTTGAAACCCATGGTGGGGGAACGGACGGTCGGGATGCACCGCAGGCTTATCACGTTCTGCGCCGCACGCGCGCACATGGGCCTTGGCCTCTTGGGGAGGGGTCGCAGTCGCCTTATTTTCTTCCACGCGTCGTGGATATTTTTATTACGAGTCACCTATGGATCTAGATGCAGCGCGAGTCGCGTGCTCTCTTCTCCTTATACTATACATGCTGCTCTCCAGATCTATCCTTGACACTTTGCGGTGGCGACGCCGTCCCCACGCCCCTTAGACCGCGTATTCTCAGCGTGGCGAGAGGGCCACACAGAGTTCAAAGCTGCAGCGCCTGAAATCAAACGTGTCTTCCTCTAGGCACGCACATGCGGCAATCAGTGTTGAGCTAGGCTTCATCTCGTGCCCTGAAGAGTTCTATGACAGCACATTGCTTAAGTACATGCAGTTCTTCCGTTCCCCGATGCCGCGTGAAAACGTCACCAAGTTGGCCAACATTGCGGGCCTCTCCTCTCCATCGCAGCTACAGCTCCCAGGCAATTCTGGAGGAGCTGGCGGGCTGCGCTGCCTGAATGATTGGTGTTGTGCACCTTTGTACCCGCAGTATTTCCATTCTCATGATTAGTTGCACTTTGAACTACTGTATTGTGCGCCGTTTTGGCTGCCGGGCGAAGCGTGGGCTTCGCCATGTATCTCGCCTGACTGTTAGGGCCTTTGCTCTCCCGTTGCCTGTTTGTTTCCTATGAATGAACAACTATCTTTTATTAGTTGGAATGTTAGAGGTTTAAATGATGGAGCACGGCGCGCGTCAACCCGCGCGCTGATTAGCTCTCTCTCCTGTTCGATGATCTGCCTTCAGGAATCCAAACTTGTTGTTGTTTCCGATGCACACAGGAGAGAGATTGTTGGAAATGGCTTTGACAACCATGCGGTTCTGCCAGCAGAGGGTACCAGGGGCGGGTACTACTTTGCTAGCGCGATGACCGGTTCAGGACAACCGACGTTCACGTGCGTAATTTCTCAATCACGGCCTCGTTCTGCCCCGTTGGGAGTGGAGAACATTGGTCGTTGACCACGGTATacgactgtgacagcccgatgccaacgttccagaagattccccttatattctgttttcgtcgtgtgtctattttattttgtcgcatcatgcgcatcatctgcattgcatcggcatctccgttgccgccagttttcaaaacttgcatccgttgttagttgccggttcgcgtcgttgtccgttccgagcccgaccagtcacgcacgcgcccgcggcatcgtcgaaaccctgtttttaaagtgcgtttaaaactttctctgatcgaggtgaaacttggcatgcggtcataatttgttttagttaggccgcctgtcgaatttcgtcgcgatcggagttcttctggtacccgaacagtcgaccgtagcggcaccgtattcggtctaccctcggacatctgtcggtgttttaaaaatcgttgccgcgccgcccgttctccctctcgtctccagatatcccctctacacggccgcgtacccgtttCCGCGTGCGGAAACGTTCGAATCCGacaccgcggttggatccggaacgcgattttgggtaacctagccccccccccccccccccgtttgtctatatatagacccccatgccattaattagacagccactccctctccacctcgttttccgtgcccctcctaaccctagcccccactctctctctcccctcagccTCAACTGCCGTCGGGCCCGCTCCAGCCCACACGAGGCCCGCCAGGCCCGAACCGCTCCCGCAGCCGCCAATGCGAGCTTGCGCCCCTGCGTCTCCGGGATCCAGTCGCCGCTCCCGTACTGGATCGGTGGGAGCTTGACCCCGCGCTGGCCGACGACCCTGTTGCCCGCCGAGATCGTCGTAGCCTCTAGGGCCCCCGCCTCCACAGGCAGGACCTCGCTGGCGCCGTCCGTCGCATCGCCCTGCGCCCGGAAGCTATCTCGCCGGCCGTCCAAGCTTGCCTCACCCTTGGAGTTCGCCCGCCGTCGGATCTGCCTGCCGGTGCCCGGATCCGCCTCGGGATCATCAGCTCGTTCTATCCCCGTGCTGGATCTCAGGTTCCTCACCGTCGTTGAGGTGTAGAAGCTCCACCGCCGCTCCATTGACCTGCAGCGCCGCGCGCACGAGGACGGGGACGAGGCGTGCCACTCGGCCAGGCCCAACTCCTATGGCCCAGCTAGCGCCA includes:
- the LOC123448373 gene encoding myosin-16-like; the encoded protein is MGRSNKNKKKKAPQSAAAAAPSDVAVNGDEQQVDSAAAANGDAIQPPMPTAVGAAHGDEPPPPESAMVANGEHAAPPPPPIDAADGDESPVDSATAANRHGAPPSPPTVEASNGDEMPLDSAVPDDANPPPSIEAANVCEPTAKTGSEDQVPGERRDSSPENEVEKLKALNATLVKEAKRTRGQVATLSAQVDQRSADTGLLADLEPVVLRAAVVASLQAAAKDDTALRGHIADAQQSLQVAEARVACQTDARVEATARLEAAELEKLRLQELLRGKETAAASAASNVAKSEALVSQLAGNSTELCAAKGELEKQLGEMSASAQNVHALKAELEGSFNDYKKSTEICRQDMEEKLDEKSKQLEGLRSSEAEMEVKIRSLEAELSPALARNRELEAEMEASKTELDAALKEVEKLQIQVANANDKYNMVVDEADGFRNEINQMWKTKEAAEAAFATEKTKFEKELDGLKRRVEKIKANKDVVMASVNQKDVEAVNLRDELNALCGTIAEQRVRCNYLKDKYSWLLAEKDALLKALGKEKAEGDKLRLSLGELESYNAKRDREIGVLKAEVENKEGRIGRLNGKLQELHLAVAEARHRGKSSAWTWLCPTTTVIAAASFVYAARSR